In the Haloarcula salinisoli genome, GCCCGGTCTCGAGCCTGTCGGTGACGCGGGCCGAGAGGAAACTCGCCTGCCCGAGGAAGCTCGCGACGAAGCGACTCTCCGGGTTCTCGAACACCTCGCCGGGGTTGCCCACCTGGGCGATGTCGCCGTCGTTCATGATGGCGACGCGGTCGCTGATGGAGAGGGCCTCCTCCTGGTCGTGGGTCACCGAGATGGCGGTGACGCCGGCCCGCTTGAGGATGCGCCGGACCTCCTCGCGCATCTCGACGCGAAGGCGGACATCGAGGTTCGAGAACGGCTCGTCGAGCAGGAGGACGTCCGGCTCGGGGGCCAGCGACCGGGCCAGCGCGACCCGCTGTTGCTGGCCGCCAGAGAGCTGACTGGGCATCTTTGCCTCGTGGGCCTCCAGGTCGACCAGTTCCAGCAGCTCGGCGACCCTGGCGTCGGTCTCGTCGCTGTCGAGCTCGTCCAGTCCGAAGGCGATGTTCTCGCCGACGGTGAGATGGGGGAAGAGGGCGTAGTCCTGGAAGACGATGCCCACGTCGCGCTCCTCGGGCTTTCTGAACGGGCCGTCCGCGTCGGCGGTCACCGTCTCCCCGGCGATACTGATGGTTCCCGAGGACGGTTCTTCGAGCCCCGCGATCATCCGGAGCGTGGTCGTCTTCCCACAGCCAGAGGGCCCCAGCAGGGTCAGCAGCTCCCCGTCCTTGACCGACAGCGAGAGTTCCTCGACGGCGGTCTCACGGCCGTACTCTTTCGACACACCGTCGATAGAGAGGACGGTCCGTTCGGGGTCGTCGACCGCCGTCTCTACCGTTTCGAACTCGGAAATCCGCTGTGATGGTTTCTGTGTTCCCATATTAGGCCTCCTGTCTGAGGATGATGAGCATCGAGAGTCCCGAGACGCCGACGAGAATCAGCGCCGGGACGGCCGCCTGTCCTTGATATGCTGCTCCGCGGACCAGCCAGATGTACGTTACGATGGTCTCGAAGCCGATAGGCCGTAACATTAGCGTCGCCGGCAGCTCTTTCATCGTCGTCAGGAAGACGAGCGCCGCGCCGGCGGCGATACCGGGCGCGACCAGCGGCAGGACGACCTTTCGGAACGACGTTATCGGCCCGTAGCCCAGCGAGCGGGCCGCCTCGATGTAGCTGGGGTCGACCTGTAACACCGAGGACTCCGTTGTACCGACGGCCTGGGGGAGAAAACGGACGACGTACGCGAACACGAGGACGAACAGGCTCTGGTAGAGGAACGGGACGAAACGCAGCGCGAGGTAGATGAGCGAGAGCCCGATGACGACGCCGGGGACGGCATAGCCGACGTAGGACACCCGCTCGGGCAGCGAGGAGAGCCGCCCGTCGCCCCGGGCCGAGAGATAGGCGATGGGGAGCGCGACGACGACACAGAGCGCGGCCGCGCCGGCCGCGAGCGTGACCGAGTTCGTGACGTGCTGGGCCTCGAAGACGAACCCCGCGGGCGCCGCTGCCGTCGACCGGACCAGCCAGAGCCCGAGGATGCCGATGGGCAGCGCCAGACAGAGCGTGGCGATGAGGGCACAGAACCCCATCGCCGGTAGTTTCCAGTAGCCCAGTTTGATTTCGCCGGCGCGGCGGTCCCCGCTGGAGACGTACGCGCCGTCGCGGCTGGCACCGATGCGTGACTCGACGGCGAGGATGGCCATCGCCATGACGAGCAGGAGTAGGGAGAGGACGGCGGCGGCGTCTAAGTTTCTGGCCTGCTCCTCGACGAATATCATGCGCGTGAACACGTCGTAGCGCATAATCGCGGGCGTCCCGAAGTCCGAGAGCGTGTACAGCGCCACCAGGAGGGCGCCGGCGGCGATGCCCGGTAGAATCTGGGGGAGCGTGACGCGTTTGAACGCGTCCCAGCGGCTGGCGTTCAGCGTCCGGGCGGCTTCGACGGCCGTCCCGTCGAAGGATATGAGCGACGCTCGCGTCGTCAGGAAGACGTAGGGGTACGTAAACAGCGTCAACACGAGGACTGCCCCTGGGAGCCCGTAGATGGTCGGTAGCGACTCGATTCCCAGCGGCGCGAGCAGGTCCGCCAGTTCCCCACGGGGGCCAAAGGCCGAGACGAACGCAAAGGCGCCGATGTAACTGGGCACCACCAGCGGGAGCGCCGCGGTGACAGTCCAGAACCGTTTGAACGGGAGGTCGGTCTGGACCGTCAGCAGCGCCAGCGGGACGCCGATACACACCGACATGGCGGTGACGGCGGCAACCAGCACGAGCGTGTTGAGAGTGACCGTCGTCGTCGTATCGCTGACGACGAGTTCGACCAGCCGGTCGGTCGGCATCTCGCTGGCCTCGATGAGGACCCAGGCGATTGGCGAGAGCAAGAGCAAGGAGATGGCGGTGACGACGAGTGCAAGGACCGTCGGCTCGTCGGCGTCGCGGTCGGCGACGCTCGCTCGCTCGCGAATCCGGTCCAGACGGTCGCTCGCACCCATCTCAGAGGACGCCGGCGTCGCGCATCAGCTCGACGGTCCCCGAGACGTCCGCGAGTTCGGTGAGGTCGATATCCGGCGGGTTCAGCTCGTCGATGCGCGGGAGGCCGCCGACCGGCGGGACGCCCTCGATCATCGGATAGGCGAACGCGCGGGTCGCGAAGAACTCCTGGGCCTCCGAGGAGAGGACGTGTCGGACGAAGTTACCCGCGAGCTCGCCCTTCTGCGTTCCGTTCAGTATCTCCAGACCGGAGACGTTCACCAGCGCACCGGCGTCGCCCTCGGTGAAGTACAGGTCGAGCGGCGCGTTTTGACGCCCACTGCGGACACGGAGTGAGTAGTAGTGGTTCGCGAACCCGGCCGCGAGCTCGCCGTCCGCGGCGCTGTTGGAAACGGCGAACTCGTTGCCGTACTCGGTGATGCCGTGGTTTTGCATCGATTCCAGCCACGAGCGGGCAGCGTCGTCGGAGCGGTTCAGCCGCATCGCCGTGATAAAGGACTGGAACGCGCCGTAAGTGGGCGCCCACCCCATCGTCCCCTCCAGCACGCCGCTGTTGGGGAACTCGCTGACTTTGTTCGGAATGTCAGACGGGGAGAGCTGGTTCGTGTTGTACGGGATGGCACGGGCGCGGCCAGCGAAGCCGACCCAGCGGCCGTCGCCGTCCTGAAAGCTCCCGGGAACCGCGTTCAGCGCCTCGCTGGGGAGGGACTGGGTCGCACCGGCGTTGGCGACGGCGCCGAGCGAGCCAGCGTCGACGGACATGAACACGTCGGCGCGGGTCGCGTTGTTGTCGTTTTCCTCGATGATG is a window encoding:
- a CDS encoding ABC transporter ATP-binding protein; translated protein: MGTQKPSQRISEFETVETAVDDPERTVLSIDGVSKEYGRETAVEELSLSVKDGELLTLLGPSGCGKTTTLRMIAGLEEPSSGTISIAGETVTADADGPFRKPEERDVGIVFQDYALFPHLTVGENIAFGLDELDSDETDARVAELLELVDLEAHEAKMPSQLSGGQQQRVALARSLAPEPDVLLLDEPFSNLDVRLRVEMREEVRRILKRAGVTAISVTHDQEEALSISDRVAIMNDGDIAQVGNPGEVFENPESRFVASFLGQASFLSARVTDRLETGLGSFGLELLNGPIEAYDGAMIDVLVRPDDLQAMPTSEPKADGYVVHRQYNGPNFIYRVELHSGDVVHCMHNHVETFEAGQPVEVDLVADHELAWYPAE
- a CDS encoding ABC transporter permease, whose translation is MGASDRLDRIRERASVADRDADEPTVLALVVTAISLLLLSPIAWVLIEASEMPTDRLVELVVSDTTTTVTLNTLVLVAAVTAMSVCIGVPLALLTVQTDLPFKRFWTVTAALPLVVPSYIGAFAFVSAFGPRGELADLLAPLGIESLPTIYGLPGAVLVLTLFTYPYVFLTTRASLISFDGTAVEAARTLNASRWDAFKRVTLPQILPGIAAGALLVALYTLSDFGTPAIMRYDVFTRMIFVEEQARNLDAAAVLSLLLLVMAMAILAVESRIGASRDGAYVSSGDRRAGEIKLGYWKLPAMGFCALIATLCLALPIGILGLWLVRSTAAAPAGFVFEAQHVTNSVTLAAGAAALCVVVALPIAYLSARGDGRLSSLPERVSYVGYAVPGVVIGLSLIYLALRFVPFLYQSLFVLVFAYVVRFLPQAVGTTESSVLQVDPSYIEAARSLGYGPITSFRKVVLPLVAPGIAAGAALVFLTTMKELPATLMLRPIGFETIVTYIWLVRGAAYQGQAAVPALILVGVSGLSMLIILRQEA
- a CDS encoding extracellular solute-binding protein translates to MTDSNTSSSRRRFLALGGATAAGSLAGCFGLFSNDNSNQVGVSLSDFRGSGPLVESRGQPGGTSIKDLPPLEGELTVYVGGGEGGLYLDLLKLFEQAYDGFSVNQRVEGSSSLANTIIEENDNNATRADVFMSVDAGSLGAVANAGATQSLPSEALNAVPGSFQDGDGRWVGFAGRARAIPYNTNQLSPSDIPNKVSEFPNSGVLEGTMGWAPTYGAFQSFITAMRLNRSDDAARSWLESMQNHGITEYGNEFAVSNSAADGELAAGFANHYYSLRVRSGRQNAPLDLYFTEGDAGALVNVSGLEILNGTQKGELAGNFVRHVLSSEAQEFFATRAFAYPMIEGVPPVGGLPRIDELNPPDIDLTELADVSGTVELMRDAGVL